A window from Rana temporaria chromosome 8, aRanTem1.1, whole genome shotgun sequence encodes these proteins:
- the LOC120910503 gene encoding gastrula zinc finger protein XlCGF66.1-like, translated as MEENSNPLTEQILQLTLEILYLLTGEGYTVVKMISENGQNPCMVPSLSSLISDRNSEKKILEVTKKIVDLLTREVPIRCQDVTVYFSMEEWEYIEGHKDLYKDVMMENQLPVTLPDGSSNRKPLCSAQEDLSISHHGQGGRNFNIKKEIKEEEEDGLIENYLEGHKALYKDTMMENQPPLTSPGERSD; from the exons ATGGAGGAGAATAGTAACCCCCTCACTGAGCAGATCCTGCAGCTCACCCTGGAGAtcctctacctgctgaccggagag GGTTATACGGTTGTGAAAATGATATCTGAGAATGGACAAAACCCTTGTATGGTTCCTTCACTCTCTTCCCTAATATCTGATAGAAATAGCGAAaaaaagattctagaagtcacaaAGAAGATCGTTGATCTGCTGACAAGAGAG gttcctataaggtgtcaggatgtcactgtctatttctccatggaggagtgggagtatatagaaggacacaaggatctctacaaggatgtCATGATGGAGAACCAACTCCCCGTCACACTTCCAG atggatccagtaacagAAAACCACTGTGTTCTGCGCAAGAAGATCTCAGCATTTCTCACCATGGTCAG GGCGGAAGaaattttaatattaaaaaagagataaaagaagaagaggaggatggatTAATTGAGaattatttagaaggacacaaggctCTCTACAAGGACaccatgatggagaatcagccgccatTAACATCACCAG gggaaagaagtgaTTGA
- the LOC120909438 gene encoding gastrula zinc finger protein XlCGF17.1-like, giving the protein MKEAEMMVTITKEECCLDNSTGAYDGWNTLEGRLISSPDYNEEENTMVQRSQAPDQNPRNHKAEFLFPCSVCGKVFNKKYQLHVHQRDHAGKKIYSCPDCKKRYIKNCDLVAHQRIHTGEKPFSCSECGKSFTQKSQLTAHQRVHLEHKPFSCYECKRTFIKKQELVRHERTHTGEKPFSCTECGKSFSLKSQLKTHHRVHTGEKPFACSECGRCFSSKANRDKHLRVHTGEKPFSCPDCWKCFAQKATLIFHQRTHTPRVRSKTLVFHSVNGHVEQLCDQN; this is encoded by the exons ATGAAGGAAGCTGAAATGATGGTGACAATTACTAAGGAGGAATGTTGTCTAGATAATAGTACGG GTGCATACGATGGCTGGAATACCTTAGAGGGACGTCTTATATCATCACCAGACTATAATGAAGAAGAAAATACTATGGTACAACGTTCTCAAGCACCTGACCAGAACCCAAGAAATCATAAAGCTGAGTTTCTGTTTCCATGCTCTGTATGTGGGAaagttttcaataaaaaataccaACTCCATGTCCATCAGAGGGACCATGCCGGTAAAAAAATCTATTCTTGCCCAGACTGCAAAAAACGATACATAAAAAACTGTGACCTGGTtgcacaccagagaattcacactggtGAAAAGCCCTTCTCGTGTTCCGAGTGTGGAAAGTCTTTCACCCAGAAATCCCAACTCACCGCCCATCAGAGAGTTCACTTAGAGCACAAGCCCTTTTCGTGTTATGAGTGCAAGAGGACCTTCATAAAAAAACAAGAACTTGTCCGACACGAGAGAACACACACCGGAGAAAAGCCCTTCTCATGTACTGAGTGCGGAAAGTCATTCAGCCTCAAGTCACAACTCAAAACACACCATAGGGTCCACACCGGCGAGAAGCCCTTTGCCTGTTCCGAGTGCGGCAGGTGCTTCTCCAGTAAAGCAAATCGTGATAAGCATTTAAGAGTTCACACCGGCGAAAAGCCTTTTTCCTGCCCAGATTGCTGGAAATGTTTTGCCCAAAAAGCGACACTAATTTTCCACCAGAGAACGCACACCCCCCGAGTTCGCAGTAAAACCTTGGTGTTTCATAGCGTGAATGGTCATGTAGAACAATTGTGTGATCAAAATTAG
- the LOC120909439 gene encoding gastrula zinc finger protein XlCGF17.1-like codes for MGGFSDVVTLGDTRLFPCPECDEYFKTKSSLAIHEKTHVGERLFPCTECGKCFTTRSNLLKHQKHHVGLLAFPCPDCGKSFEFKSGLVHHLRHHTDERPYSCTECGQSFKEKYHLTTHQRIHTGETPFSCPECGKCFTRKHTLIIHQQNHLEKRRDKLLKKKEQLQKLSIKEGSLICLECGKSFKKKCDLYVHQRTHTGKEIFSCPDCDKLFVKKYQLQVHQRVHTGEKPYSCTECDKSFKTKSELNTHQRVHTSEKPFSCSECEKSFKKKSHLILHQRDHTGEKPFPCTDCGKSFKSGTLLTLHRRVHTGEKPFSCPECGRCFSQKAHLSKHMRLHSGKKPFSCSECRKSFTDEEQLVSHQKSHSQ; via the coding sequence ATGGGAGGTTTCTCAGATGTGGTAACACTTGGAGACACTAGGCTTTTTCCATGTCCTGAATGTGatgaatattttaaaacaaaatcatCACTGGCCATCCATGAGAAAACCCATGTAGGGGAGCGCCTGTTTCCGTGCacggagtgtgggaaatgtttcacgACAAGATCAAATCTGCTAAAGCACCAAAAACATCACGTTGGACTGCTGGCCTTTCCGTGTCCGGATTGTGGGAAATCCTTTGAATTCAAGTCGGGGCTGGTCCATCACTTGAGACATCACACAGACGAGAGGCCTTATTCATGCACTGAATGTGGGCAGAGCTTTAAAGAGAAGTATCATCTAACAACGCATCAGAGGATCCACACGGGTGAGACGCCGTTCTCGTGTccggagtgcgggaagtgtttcaccCGAAAGCACACACTCATCATACACCAGCAGAACCACCTGGAGAAACGGCGGGACAAGCTCCTCAAAAAGAAAGAGCAGCTGCagaaactgagtataaaagagggaTCGCTGATCTGCttggagtgcgggaaatctttcaaaaAGAAATGCGACCTTTACGTACATCAAAGAACTCATACGGGCAAGGAGATCTTTTCATGCCCAGACTGCGACAAgctgtttgtaaaaaaatatcagCTTCAGGTccaccagagggttcacactggcGAGAAGCCGTATTCATGTACGGAGTGCGATAAGTCCTTCAAAACAAAATCGGAACTCAACACGCACCAAAGAGTCCACACTAGTGAAAAGCCCTTCTCGTGTTCCGAGTGCGAGAAGTCCTTCAAGAAAAAGTCCCACCTTATTCTCCACCAGAGGGACCACACCGGGGAAAAGCCCTTCCCGTGTACGGATTGTGGGAAGTCGTTTAAGTCGGGGACTCTTCTCACGCTGCACCGGAGGGTCCACACCGGTGAGAAGCCCTTTTCCTGTCCGGAGTGCGGCCGATGCTTCTCGCAAAAGGCGCACCTCAGTAAGCATATGAGACTCCATTCCGGcaagaagccgttttcctgttccGAGTGCCGCAAAAGTTTTACGGACGAAGAGCAACTCGTTTCACATCAAAAATCCCACAGCCAATGA
- the LOC120909430 gene encoding zinc finger protein 250-like — protein MKIEVKEEDETYKRGNQLSMKEAEMMVTITKEESSRDISTGGGDGWNIPRGHLFVSRDCNENNGIAQYSPHIHHKFDHLERSTDRFSCDESKTFIPNIPPSCNSANGLLDPSNPGESSSNIVDTVTKRDNEMLLSESVHNTIIHVVHKKLHAGEKPYNCLKCEASFGLRSQLTAHQKVHYEQKPYSFVTNQELILHQRAHTRERPFSCSECGKSFTDKSQLNRHHRVHTGEKPFVCSECGKGFSDKRNCIRHMRSHTSDRPHDRPHDMPHSCSECGKCFKLKGALTSHQICHHPNIRFCR, from the exons ATGAAAAttgaggttaaagaggaagacGAGACGTATAAGAGAGGAAACCAGCTGTCTATGAAAGAAGCTGAAATGATGGTAACAATTACCAAGGAGGAATCTTCTCGAGATATCAGCACAG GTGGGGGTGATGGCTGGAATATCCCAAGAGGACATCTTTTCGTGTCTCGAGATTGTAATGAAAATAATGGCATAGCTCAATATTCTCCACATATACATCACAAATTTGACCATTTGGAGAGATCAACAGATCGCTTTAGTTGTGATGAATCCAAAACTTTTATTCCAAACATCCCACCAAGCTGTAACAGTGCAAATGGACTACTAGATCCTTCTAATCCTGGGGAATCTTCTTCTAATATTGTGGATACCGTTACAAAGAGAGACAATGAGATGCTTTTATCAGAGTCTGTCCACAACACAATAATTCACGTGGTTCACAAGAAACTTCACGCTGGTGAAAAACCCTACAACTGTTTGAAGTGCGAAGCGTCTTTTGGCCTTCGATCACAACTCACTGCCCACCAGAAAGTCCACTATGAGCAGAAACCCTACTCCTTTGTGACTAACCAAGAACTTATTCTTCACcagagagcacacaccagggaaaGGCCCTTCTCGTGTTCTGAGTGTGGAAAGTCTTTTACCGATAAATCGCAACTCAATAGACATCACAGAgtccacactggagagaagcctttTGTCTGTTCCGAGTGCGGAAAGGGCTTCTCCGATAAAAGGAACTGCATTAGGCACATGAGAAGTCATACCAGTGACAGACCACATGACAGACCACATGACATGCCACATTCCTGTTCAGAATGTGGCAAATGTTTTAAACTCAAAGGAGCACTAACTTCCCACCAAATATGTCATCACCCCAACATCAGATTCTGTAGATGA